Genomic DNA from Desulfuribacillus alkaliarsenatis:
TGGTTGGTGTAATTGCTATCATTTTTGCTGTGCCCCAATGGAGAGAATATGTACTAGGGCTTGTTGAGAAGAACAACTTTGTTGCTATGAGGGATTATATCCATTCGTTTGGTATATGGGGCCCAATTATATCAATGCTGATGATGACAGTCAATACTATGATTATTCCATTACCAACATTTATCATTACAGTAGCTAACTCACTATTATACGGCTGGCAATGGGGGATTTTATTATCCTGGAGCGGCGCTATGATTGGGGCAGCACTAAATTTTGCTTTAGCTAAGATTTATGGTCGACCGCTAGTAGAAAGAATGGTTGGTAAGAAAAGCTTAGATATATTTGATGGATTTTTTGCGAAGTACGGAAAGCATACGATTTTAATTACACGACTACTTCCAATCCTATCTTTTGGTATTGTAAGCTATGCTGCAGGCTTAACAAAAATGCGTTTCTGGACATATTGGTGGGCTACGGGCGTCGGTCAAGCGCCTGCAACCATTGTTTACTCATATATTGCCTATTCAATCGGAGATGAGATTCTACACGGAGACGCAGTGATTTCAGTACCTAT
This window encodes:
- a CDS encoding TVP38/TMEM64 family protein — protein: MDAEKKKQWIKIGVLVGVIAIIFAVPQWREYVLGLVEKNNFVAMRDYIHSFGIWGPIISMLMMTVNTMIIPLPTFIITVANSLLYGWQWGILLSWSGAMIGAALNFALAKIYGRPLVERMVGKKSLDIFDGFFAKYGKHTILITRLLPILSFGIVSYAAGLTKMRFWTYWWATGVGQAPATIVYSYIAYSIGDEILHGDAVISVPIIFWAVIAVSVLMVFAWAAKGFLVKNEQEAIK